The genomic DNA AAAGATAAAAAACGTTTAGAAAAATATGAAGAAAATTTCTGGAAACTTGTTTCTGAGTATGAAGAAAAAGAAAATTTATAGAAGAAAATTTAGTTGATTGTTTATTATATTGTTATGATATAGTATAATTATTTAAAAGAGTCTATTTAAAAGGTATTGTGTAAGAAATACCAGAAGTAAGGACTTTGCTTGGGTAGGGGCAAGAAAGTCGAAATAAGGAAACGTTAGTTGAATTTATTTAGCTAATGGCAGAGTATTCATTAGAAATGGGGATTTCATAGTATGTGTTTTAGAATGAAAAATTTATTTATAGTATTATCATTTTTAATCGTTTGCTTGTTGACATCTTGTTCAAATGTTAAAGAATTTATCGACGATGAAGGAGAAAAGATTGGACATACGGTATATGAAACTGCAAGAAGTTCACGCCTTACGAAATTGATGAATGAAGAAAGTGAAAAGATAGAACAAATGTCAAACGAAATTATTAGATGTTTTACAGAACCAGATAAAGAAGCATTGAAAGCATTATTTTGTGAACAGATAAGTAGTCAGACTAATTTTGAGAATGAGATTGATGAAGCTTTTGAGTTTTTAAAATGTGATGTTTATACTAAATCTGAACTTGATACAAGTGCAAGTGGTGAAAGAAGTTGGGATTCTGGCAAATGTACAAAATGGTCTCTTTACCCAGATATTCCGTACATTGCTGTCTTGTGTGATTCAGATGGAGATTCAGATATGGAAAGACGTTATTATAGTATTAACTATGATTGGGGAATTGTAAATGATGAAGATAAATCTCTTGAAGGTATACAATATATGAAAATCGAACTTCTTAATGTTGATAGTATGGAAATAGGTGACTATGAATTAGATTAAATTTGTTTTGGATTTCGTTTAATGATTATCAAATAGATAAGAATGGGAAACAAAATTAATATAGTATAGACATGGCAAATGAAATATAGGGAGGAATAGTTATGAATAAAAATATAGATATAGAACAAGAAATGTATAAAAGGGCAGTTGAATTTATTAAACAGCGATATCCAGTAGGATGGGGAGGTGCTGCAGTAATTCATACTCATAAAGATAAATATTTAATAAGCGTGGCGTTAGAAGTATGTAATGCTAGTGTAGAAGTTTGTATAGAAACAGGAGCAATGTGTGAGGCAGAAAAATATAACGAAAAAGTTACTCATTGCCTTTGTGTTGTAAGGGATGATGAAAGATCTCCATTTAAGATACTATCGCCTTGTGG from Vallitalea longa includes the following:
- a CDS encoding DUF5104 domain-containing protein produces the protein MKNLFIVLSFLIVCLLTSCSNVKEFIDDEGEKIGHTVYETARSSRLTKLMNEESEKIEQMSNEIIRCFTEPDKEALKALFCEQISSQTNFENEIDEAFEFLKCDVYTKSELDTSASGERSWDSGKCTKWSLYPDIPYIAVLCDSDGDSDMERRYYSINYDWGIVNDEDKSLEGIQYMKIELLNVDSMEIGDYELD
- a CDS encoding cytidine deaminase; the encoded protein is MNKNIDIEQEMYKRAVEFIKQRYPVGWGGAAVIHTHKDKYLISVALEVCNASVEVCIETGAMCEAEKYNEKVTHCLCVVRDDERSPFKILSPCGVCQERLRYWGEDVKVAVTTKYDKLKFVCLKELQPYHWTGAYPKEELEHYSERD